A window from Leifsonia shinshuensis encodes these proteins:
- the glgP gene encoding alpha-glucan family phosphorylase, with translation MKAIRRFTVRAVLPENLSALEEIAGNLRWSWHEPTKELFARISPELWQQVKHDPIALLGAVEPSRLAELAADPGYVEWANHIRDDLHSYLSEPRWYQSLGDGAPQTIAYFSPEFGIAATLPQYSGGLGILAGDHLKAASDLGVPLVAAGLFYRSGYFSQAITPDGWQLESYPVLDPDGLPLSVLRNPDGTPVQVSLALPDGVLHARIWQAAVGRVKLLLLDTDIPDNEERLRSVTDRLYGGGGEHRLLQELLLGIGGVRAVKAWTDLTGAPEAEVFHTNEGHAGFLGLERISDLIGEGLTFDQALQVVRAGTVFTTHTPVPAGIDRFDRSLVQRYFSTSLLPGVTPDQVLPLGAEDYPGGSPDVFNMAVMGLRLGQHANGVSKLHGDVSRHMFNGLYPGFDPQEVPIDSVTNGVHAPTWTDPMLRALALERLGTEDTTHADWANSSAVTDIDLWGVRNRMREQLVQDARRRLAAAWEEQNPGGIAPAWMSDLLDPNVLTIGFARRVPTYKRLTLMLHDPERLRRILTNPARPVQFVIAGKSHPADDEGKRLIQKLVQFASEADIRERMVFLPDYDIGMAQLLYPGTDVWLNNPLRPLEACGTSGMKAALNGALNLSILDGWWNEFYDGENGWAIPSADAAGDGAERDALEAEAMYDLIEHQIAPRFYDRDGDGVPTAWVSRIRHTLSTLSSPLSAERMVREYVERLYLPAAGYENRLTENDFADARSLADWKQRVEAAWPGVAVAHVDAGGVDAVPQVGDELHVRALVNLNGLEPGDVEVQVVYGRSQDGDELVDVHRQALTVDDSVPGTHDASVPHEFVGTVRLGWAGSFGYTVRVVPVNDLLLTPAELGLVAAAS, from the coding sequence GTGAAGGCCATCCGTCGATTTACCGTCCGAGCCGTCCTCCCTGAAAACCTCTCCGCATTGGAGGAGATCGCCGGCAACCTCCGCTGGTCCTGGCATGAGCCCACCAAGGAGCTGTTCGCCCGCATCTCGCCCGAACTGTGGCAGCAGGTCAAGCACGATCCGATCGCGCTCCTGGGCGCCGTCGAGCCGTCGCGGCTCGCCGAGCTCGCCGCGGATCCCGGATACGTCGAGTGGGCGAACCACATCCGCGACGACCTGCACTCGTACCTCAGCGAGCCGCGCTGGTACCAGTCGCTCGGCGACGGCGCGCCGCAGACCATCGCCTACTTCTCGCCCGAGTTCGGCATCGCGGCGACCCTGCCGCAGTACTCCGGCGGTCTCGGCATCCTCGCCGGCGACCACCTCAAGGCGGCGAGCGACCTCGGCGTCCCGCTGGTCGCCGCCGGTCTGTTCTACCGCTCCGGCTACTTCTCGCAGGCGATCACGCCCGACGGCTGGCAGCTGGAGAGCTACCCGGTCCTCGACCCGGACGGGCTGCCGCTGAGCGTCCTCCGGAACCCGGACGGCACGCCCGTGCAGGTCTCGCTCGCGCTCCCGGACGGCGTGCTGCATGCCCGCATCTGGCAGGCCGCGGTCGGCCGCGTCAAGCTGCTCCTGCTCGACACCGACATCCCGGACAACGAGGAGCGTCTGCGCTCGGTCACCGACCGGCTGTACGGCGGCGGCGGCGAGCACCGCCTCCTCCAGGAGCTGCTGCTCGGCATCGGCGGCGTCCGCGCGGTCAAGGCGTGGACCGACCTCACCGGCGCCCCGGAGGCGGAGGTGTTCCACACCAACGAGGGGCACGCCGGGTTCCTGGGCCTCGAGCGCATCTCCGACCTGATCGGCGAGGGCCTGACCTTCGACCAGGCGCTGCAGGTGGTGCGGGCGGGAACGGTGTTCACGACGCACACGCCGGTGCCCGCGGGCATCGACCGGTTCGACCGGTCGCTGGTCCAGCGGTACTTCTCGACCTCGCTGCTGCCGGGCGTGACGCCCGACCAGGTGCTCCCGCTCGGCGCGGAGGACTACCCGGGCGGGTCGCCGGACGTCTTCAACATGGCGGTGATGGGACTGCGGCTGGGCCAGCACGCGAACGGCGTGTCGAAGCTCCACGGCGACGTCTCCCGGCACATGTTCAACGGGCTGTACCCGGGATTCGACCCGCAGGAGGTGCCGATCGACTCCGTCACCAACGGCGTCCACGCGCCCACCTGGACCGACCCGATGCTGCGCGCGCTCGCGCTCGAGCGGCTCGGCACCGAGGACACCACGCACGCCGACTGGGCGAACTCGTCGGCGGTGACCGACATCGACCTGTGGGGCGTCCGCAACCGGATGCGCGAGCAGCTGGTGCAGGATGCGCGGCGCCGGCTCGCCGCGGCCTGGGAGGAGCAGAACCCGGGCGGGATCGCGCCGGCGTGGATGAGCGACCTGCTCGACCCGAACGTCCTCACCATCGGCTTCGCGCGGCGCGTGCCCACCTACAAGCGGCTCACGCTGATGCTGCACGACCCGGAGCGGCTGCGGAGGATCCTCACCAACCCCGCGCGTCCCGTGCAGTTCGTGATCGCGGGCAAGTCGCATCCCGCCGACGACGAGGGCAAGCGCCTCATCCAGAAGCTGGTGCAGTTCGCCTCGGAGGCCGACATCCGCGAGCGGATGGTGTTCCTCCCGGACTACGACATCGGCATGGCGCAGCTGCTCTACCCGGGCACGGACGTCTGGCTGAACAACCCGCTGCGGCCGCTCGAAGCCTGCGGCACGTCGGGCATGAAGGCGGCGCTCAACGGGGCGCTCAACCTGTCGATTCTCGACGGCTGGTGGAACGAGTTCTACGACGGCGAGAACGGCTGGGCGATCCCGTCCGCCGACGCGGCCGGCGACGGCGCGGAGCGCGACGCGCTCGAGGCCGAGGCGATGTACGACCTGATCGAGCACCAGATCGCGCCGCGGTTCTACGACCGCGACGGCGACGGTGTGCCGACCGCCTGGGTGTCGCGCATCCGTCACACGCTGTCGACCCTGTCGTCGCCGCTGTCCGCCGAGCGGATGGTGCGCGAGTACGTCGAGCGGCTCTACCTGCCCGCGGCCGGCTACGAGAACCGGCTCACCGAGAACGACTTCGCCGACGCCCGGTCGCTGGCCGACTGGAAGCAGCGCGTGGAGGCGGCGTGGCCGGGAGTCGCCGTCGCCCACGTCGACGCGGGCGGGGTGGATGCGGTGCCGCAGGTGGGAGACGAGCTGCACGTCCGCGCCCTCGTCAACCTCAACGGGCTGGAGCCCGGCGACGTCGAGGTGCAGGTCGTCTACGGCCGCAGCCAGGACGGCGACGAGCTGGTCGACGTGCACCGCCAGGCCCTCACCGTCGATGACAGCGTGCCGGGCACCCACGACGCGTCCGTGCCGCACGAGTTCGTCGGCACGGTCCGTCTCGGCTGGGCCGGTTCGTTCGGCTACACGGTCCGCGTGGTCCCGGTCAACGACCTCCTGCTCACTCCCGCCGAACTCGGCCTCGTCGCCGCCGCCTCCTGA
- a CDS encoding alpha-1,4-glucan--maltose-1-phosphate maltosyltransferase: MPILELSPQVDEGLWAATAFSGEVIPFRATAFREGHDKIGVDLLLLDPSGRQTEHHMRPLTPGTDRWEVEVQLEQTGLWRYRVQAYADEYATWRHNAEVKVPAGIDVDLMLRMGHDLLATASKDKRRSTAERRHLSEAAKVVADEKRTVDERFQASVDARIQQVLTERPVVSLPSLSPTRAIQVERTRAGVGSWYEFFPRSEGAKKLPDGSWQSGTFRTAAKRLPEIAAMGFDVVYLPPIHPIGRTFRKGPNNTLDAGENDPGSPWAIGSAEGGHDAIHPDLGTEKDFTFFLGKAKQAGLEVALDLALQASPDHPWVTTHPEWFTTLPDGTIAYAENPPKKYQDIYPINFDNDYEGLRQEVLRIVRHWMSLGVRIFRVDNPHTKPLHFWEWLIHTVNATDPDVVFLAEAFTRPALLRTLAKAGFQQSYTYFTWRNTKEELEEFLDSLAHETADYLRPNLFVNTPDILTEYLQFGGQPAFKIRAAIAATAAPTWGVYSGYELFENVARPGAEEYIDNEKYEYRPRDYARAQSQGRSLAGYLTMLNSARSEHPALRQLRNLSIHWSDDDSILVYSKYLDGRFTRSGKADAVIVVANVDPHSVRETIVHLDPTAFGIPVGAQFEVKDRVTGQRWTWGTDNYVRLDAFTEPVHILSVRPL; this comes from the coding sequence ATCCCGATCCTGGAGCTCTCGCCCCAGGTCGACGAGGGGCTGTGGGCGGCGACGGCGTTCAGCGGGGAGGTGATCCCGTTCCGTGCGACCGCCTTCCGCGAGGGGCACGACAAGATCGGCGTGGACCTCCTGCTGCTCGACCCCTCCGGCCGGCAGACCGAGCACCACATGCGTCCGCTCACCCCCGGCACGGACCGCTGGGAGGTGGAGGTCCAGCTCGAGCAGACGGGGCTCTGGCGCTACCGCGTGCAGGCGTACGCCGACGAGTACGCCACCTGGCGGCACAACGCCGAGGTCAAGGTGCCCGCCGGGATCGACGTCGACCTGATGCTGCGGATGGGTCACGACCTGCTCGCGACCGCCTCCAAGGACAAGCGCCGCAGCACCGCAGAGCGGCGTCACCTCTCCGAGGCCGCCAAGGTCGTCGCGGACGAGAAGCGGACGGTCGACGAGCGGTTCCAGGCGTCGGTGGATGCGCGCATCCAGCAGGTGCTCACCGAGCGTCCCGTGGTCAGCCTGCCGTCGCTGTCGCCCACCCGGGCCATCCAGGTCGAGCGCACCCGCGCCGGTGTGGGCAGCTGGTACGAGTTCTTCCCGCGCTCCGAGGGCGCCAAGAAGCTGCCCGACGGGTCGTGGCAGTCCGGCACGTTCCGCACCGCGGCCAAGCGCCTCCCGGAGATCGCGGCGATGGGCTTCGACGTCGTCTACCTGCCCCCGATCCACCCGATCGGCCGCACCTTCCGCAAGGGTCCGAACAACACGCTCGACGCCGGCGAGAACGACCCCGGCTCGCCGTGGGCCATCGGCAGCGCCGAGGGCGGCCACGACGCCATCCACCCGGACCTCGGCACGGAGAAGGACTTCACGTTCTTCCTCGGCAAGGCGAAGCAGGCCGGTCTCGAGGTGGCCCTCGACCTCGCTCTGCAGGCGTCGCCCGACCACCCGTGGGTGACGACGCACCCGGAGTGGTTCACCACCCTCCCGGACGGCACGATCGCCTACGCGGAGAATCCGCCGAAGAAGTACCAGGACATCTACCCGATCAACTTCGACAACGACTACGAGGGGCTGCGCCAGGAGGTGCTGCGCATCGTGCGGCACTGGATGTCGCTCGGCGTCCGCATCTTCCGCGTCGACAACCCGCACACCAAGCCGCTGCACTTCTGGGAGTGGCTGATCCACACGGTCAACGCGACCGACCCGGATGTGGTCTTCCTCGCCGAGGCGTTCACGCGGCCGGCGCTCCTCCGCACCCTGGCGAAGGCCGGGTTCCAGCAGTCGTACACGTACTTCACGTGGCGGAACACCAAGGAGGAGCTGGAGGAGTTCCTCGACTCCCTCGCGCACGAGACCGCCGACTACCTGCGGCCGAACCTGTTCGTGAACACCCCGGACATCCTCACCGAGTACCTGCAGTTCGGCGGCCAGCCGGCCTTCAAGATCCGGGCGGCCATCGCGGCGACAGCGGCGCCCACCTGGGGCGTCTACTCGGGCTACGAGCTCTTCGAGAACGTCGCACGTCCGGGAGCCGAGGAATACATCGACAACGAGAAGTACGAGTACCGCCCGCGCGACTACGCCCGCGCCCAGTCGCAGGGCCGCTCGCTGGCCGGGTACCTGACCATGCTGAACAGCGCGCGCAGCGAGCACCCGGCCCTCCGGCAGCTGCGGAACCTCAGCATCCACTGGAGCGACGACGACAGCATCCTCGTGTACTCGAAATACCTCGACGGCCGCTTCACCCGGAGCGGCAAGGCGGATGCGGTGATCGTCGTGGCCAACGTCGACCCGCACTCGGTGCGGGAGACGATCGTCCACCTCGACCCGACCGCCTTCGGCATCCCCGTCGGCGCGCAGTTCGAGGTGAAGGACCGGGTGACGGGGCAGCGCTGGACGTGGGGCACGGACAACTACGTCCGGCTCGACGCCTTCACGGAGCCCGTCCACATCCTGTCCGTCCGCCCGCTCTGA